CATCTTAAGGGCCTCAGCAATGGTAGGTCTTAAAGCCACCATCGCATGAGCACAGAGTATTCCCACAAGAACAAACCTTTCCATGATCTTCTCTGGTCCCTCTTCCTTTATTGACTGGTCAAAAATGTCTTCCACGTTCCCTGATTTTGCCAGTGTCCATGCCCAATCCGTGATCAAAACAACCGATGAATTCATGGTATCAAGCACTTTTCTTCCACTCATGATCTCAAGAATCACAATGCCAAAACTGTACACATCACTCTTCTCTGTCAGTTGCCCATAAAGAGCATACTCTGGTGCCAAATAACCATATGTGCCAGCAACTCTTGTTGTGAGATGAGACTGGCCATCATTCCCTTGCTTCGCCAACCCAAAATCTGACACTTTTGCTTTCATTTTTGAATCCAAAAGTATGTTGGTAGCCTTTATGTCACGGTGATAAATTGGGGGTTTGATCTCATAATGCAAATAAGCAAGCCCCTTAGCCACATCAAGGATTATGTTCTTCCTTTGTGGCCATGTTAGCCTATTAGCACCAGAAACTGATAACTGGTAACTGAGGCTGCCATTTGGCATGAAATCATAAACCAGAAACCTTCTCTTGCCTTTCAAATTATCACTTGAAATGCAACAGCCCcgaagaggaagaagattcCTGTGCTTTATTTTGCTTATGATCTCCACTTCGTAGCAGAAATCTTCATCCCCTTTTGTCTCCAAATCAAAAATTTCCTTTACCGCAACCACAGTGCCATCTGAAAGAGTCCCTTTGTACACAACCCCATCACCACCTTGGCCAACCATATTCCTCTGAGAAAATTTACCAGTGGCTCGCTCAAGCTCCGATATGCGAAACCATTTCGCACCAGTATTAGGCAAAACACTGTTCCTCACACCGTTTTCAACCGACCTGTGATACTTATCTTCCTTCCTTCTCTTATCCCACTTTCTGTACACCAAAATCAACACAAAACCAAGCACAACACCAGTAACAGCACCCACCAACCCAAAAACAAGTTTCAGCTCTTGTTTTCTATTCGATGAACCTTTCACAGACAGCGGCAAGCCCAGTATGCAACCAGCGGTGCCCAAATTTGTAGGACCGTATTGATTAACAATAGCCGAGGCATACAAAACTGTGAAGTAAAAGCACTTTGTGCCATTTGGGTCTAAACTATTGAGGTGGGAAGTCACTTTGAGACCAGCATCAGTACAAAGGCTGCAACGGGTTTGATCACTCATGTCCCCATTGCAAGAAGTGTCCAAGGGGCTAATCATACCCACTTTACTCTTCCAATCATCTACAGTTATGATTCCTGCACAAGTGGAAGCGTTGGTAACAAAGTCAGAAGCTCTAGGAAAACAATAAGGGACCAAAGAGGAGTTAATTGACAAGGCTGAGACTTTGGTCTGAAAATCTGACAAGCAGATGGAGGAAGTGTTTTCATCAGGAAGTTGAAAGTAGGAAGTGTTTTTGAGGTGTTCGGCCAACCCCATGCCAATTACACTGAGCAAAGCTTGACAACAGTGCTCCTTATCAACAACAGGGTCTCTGCAAGATGAAGCATCCCAGGGAAAGGTCTCAACGTAGCTGAGATCCATGGGGCATGTGGTGGATGAAACACCAGATATGGAAACagtgaagaagaaaataaggagAGAAAGAAGAACCACTTGCTTATCCATTTTCTGGGGCAGGCAAAACCTTGAAACCTTGATTTTGTGACCATTAGTCTTTTATAATACAACCACTATCGGATGGATAACTGCAAGTTTTACCAGTCAAACCTGGCTTGCTGTGATCAAAAGCCACGTTTAGAATAGAATGCACAGTAaaactgaattaaaaatttgattttgatgtCGTTTTCAAAGTTAAGTAACAAGAGGGTTCGGTGTATTTTATGCTGACCCAGGTCAAATTGTTGCTACTATTTTGAACttatgtttttggttttggtttctgGACAAAGACATTTGCGGTCTCTTTCGTGTTTCCTTAGTCCCAAGTCTCAATAAGCAAGCGTTTTTAAAAGCGCGCCAGGTAATAATGGTTCATCATGAAGGGACTAATACCTATTATTagtattcttttaatattaattataatattttacgatgttaaataaaaataaaatgatagcTCTATTTAATAAACTTGTCAACAAAGTTCACTCGGTGGTTCCAATGTCGTTGAGCTTATATGTTGACAAGTTTTGTACTTGAGTTAGGGAATTTAActtctaatattatattaatccaatctttaaaaagaaattattaaatatgattttagtatCTAAATATGAAATTTGGATATGAACGAAAATAATTTAGACATGTAAAtaatttagatatatttttaggTTGATATTTGAacgaaaatttattaaacatgtaaacaatttaaatttaatcgttgacacattaaacaaatttaatataattaaattaaaaaattatatttatttatttttaaattttgtgatCAAATtctatcaaaatttatttataatataagacaaatatatacatatttatatttttagtttaattaatgaatttatattattctaaaatagcTTAGTTTGAGAGAGTATAGAAAATTTGTAGTAAATTAAAGAGTATAAAAATGTCCTATTTAGTAATTTActtatgattattaattttatcataatattatagttttaaGACTTTGCTTTTGATAACATAAGCTTTTAcgctttatttatttctatacaTTGCTTGTTTTTAAATacttgttttaatataaatatatttttttagatttttaatttctttcttctaTGACTTTTAAGTAAGacttaaacctaaaaaaaattatatgttagttttacattttgttttctcccaacttttgtattttcttatgttttattttacaaatgGTTAACAAGTAGGTTTTTTTTAACCTAACTTAACCTCATAAAGTTGTAACACATGCAAACTCTAAAAAGGTGggtttgaataaaattttaaatctttttgcAAAGCAGTGTTTAATCTTTTTTGTAGGGGTTAAACGATCTGCAACAATTATTAGACACATGAGTGTATAAAACAACGTGTAaggaaaatatttgaaaacaaaagtAATAACACACTTATTTTTATACTACATCCAATTTCTCCTTAAACACTCTTAAGGAGTTCCAGTAATCACAAAAGATTATAACAAGTTTAATCACTCTTAGTATACAACAAAGTCAACTAGTTAGGACGAGTATAGTCACTCCTAGTATGAACTAGTCTAACTGACTAGACGGTTTAACTCTACTGAGTTAAACTTACAAGAGTTTTACTTCACttcttaaagaaaataacaaaggTTTTATAGATTAAAAGAATAGAATATGTAACTCTCGTAGAGAATATTTGAAatctataaaaagaaattatgaaaacTTATAaagaactttttctttttcaaagaacTATCATTAGACTATATAAGCTTTAGAGAGAATAATAGCAAGAGAGTGTGTACCAATAATTCTTCTTGTTTCTTCTCTTCATGTAGtcctctttatataggcttttttgaaaaatattcgtTACTCCACTAGTGCAGCAAAGAGAAACGACAGCggttgtt
This window of the Vigna angularis cultivar LongXiaoDou No.4 chromosome 7, ASM1680809v1, whole genome shotgun sequence genome carries:
- the LOC108337274 gene encoding probable receptor-like protein kinase At1g11050, producing the protein MDKQVVLLSLLIFFFTVSISGVSSTTCPMDLSYVETFPWDASSCRDPVVDKEHCCQALLSVIGMGLAEHLKNTSYFQLPDENTSSICLSDFQTKVSALSINSSLVPYCFPRASDFVTNASTCAGIITVDDWKSKVGMISPLDTSCNGDMSDQTRCSLCTDAGLKVTSHLNSLDPNGTKCFYFTVLYASAIVNQYGPTNLGTAGCILGLPLSVKGSSNRKQELKLVFGLVGAVTGVVLGFVLILVYRKWDKRRKEDKYHRSVENGVRNSVLPNTGAKWFRISELERATGKFSQRNMVGQGGDGVVYKGTLSDGTVVAVKEIFDLETKGDEDFCYEVEIISKIKHRNLLPLRGCCISSDNLKGKRRFLVYDFMPNGSLSYQLSVSGANRLTWPQRKNIILDVAKGLAYLHYEIKPPIYHRDIKATNILLDSKMKAKVSDFGLAKQGNDGQSHLTTRVAGTYGYLAPEYALYGQLTEKSDVYSFGIVILEIMSGRKVLDTMNSSVVLITDWAWTLAKSGNVEDIFDQSIKEEGPEKIMERFVLVGILCAHAMVALRPTIAEALKMLEGDIDIPQLPDRPVPLGQEAFHSSLQHGLQTSVGSSSYFSSYLASYSSSTRTT